From a region of the Takifugu flavidus isolate HTHZ2018 chromosome 20, ASM371156v2, whole genome shotgun sequence genome:
- the tsc1b gene encoding TSC complex subunit 1b isoform X2, protein MAREQPNVGDLLPLLETSDLHQLDEIRGLINEHLSTERGSMLLNGLVDYFLETNSMQAMHILSSVREPHDKHLLDKMNECMTKQSCRLPTLTLLGHVVRKQPSWIHKIARYPLLLSLLKCLKTDTDVVVLITGVLVLITLLPMIPQAAKQHLWEYFDIFGRLASWNLKNPGQVSEVYLIHLHASVYSLFHRLYGMYPCNFVSYLRSHYSMKENMETFDEVVKPMLEHVRIHPELVTGTKDHELDPTRWKKYEIHDIVIECAKVSLDPKEASCEEGYSTMPENVYPQVHVRPQECTSSPYTDFQSSYGSSSSTPFSTPRQPLPPPLSLPPFSGTLSTYRSPQTSRRQNSSCDLNSSCGAKDPLWSPTSLCGMATPPSSRGMSPNLELSHSASHLPSRFHCTSGGKGTPASSTPATSSPPPTLSDDFPIISLPTSTVQSSPPRKERRHGESSRAVLVRQETVKDTDKSAEAGFARDAEAAENVLMTLTELSMFMKKQELELQLRTEKEKEEAAITEELLKITEDKRELSALRGFDSPFCHTTETLTGCQAQNKVHSNTQPGGPSRDNHHAASTPDKSEATANTSSVGSEGGGGGLGGESRSSAPALEHSWSFHSGFTPIDHHLHRSSSAPDEDMGKFGMFSPSPCSKPPAPVPYESFFYLALPRAALLFLGQKTSEAVHKATMERLSQWEEGVEDGEEEGVVSASPLEVLDRLVQQGSDTHDKVLKRLPLPSKSADWTHFGGSAPLDELHTLRSQLLLLHNQLLYERYKREQHAVRNRRLLRRIINATALEEQNNAMKDQLSLQSTEILSLRESLHVEQQRYRQLWDDRETMVTRLHSQIRQLQQGRDDYYTKNQELQSKLQECQKMMDELEAELQRANNKVCHTGHLLNQMTVKVSNSESTQQQMSFLNKQLLLLGEAHKLSMVESQHTGKDNIKEAQMLKASFAKEVTALRQNLLVQEQKLEAAQQRVAEMETQLSKKEHLIIEQKKFLEDVKCQAKAEQQASDSRCQAQRRITQLLQTELLQLYSRVEMEAPAGTASGSPAGGRAVARIHADSSVTLQDGPSKTFTANEEDSRSPPDSPQGNGSTLSPGQPKANNSSKTTTNSINGSQDLAPPLLVEPSLSCSYSNQLAPRPLSDTPLTVGSYPSAKSFLGMKARELFRNKSESQCDEEQPRPRLAGLAHDLKTELCVEPPCPAYSAPSGPAPCPIPTQIPAAAPAPTAPLTVPTKQRPLEPKQRASSQESPRRKAGAGPGGGRGHAGPVRPQQQQQQQQQPQQLKIMDYNETHHEHS, encoded by the exons ATGGCCAGGGAGCAGCCCAACGTGGGGGACCTTCTCCCACTCCTGGAGACCTCCGACCTCCACCAGCTTGATGAGATCAGGGGTCTCATCAATGAGCACCTCAGCACTG AGCGAGGTTCCATGCTACTGAATGGGTTGGTGGACTACTTTTTGGAAACAAATTCTATGCAGGCAATGCATATCCTCTCCTCAGTCAGAGAACCACACGATAAG CACCTTCTGGACAAAATGAACGAGTGTATGACCAAACAGTCCTGTCGGCTGCCCACCCTCACCCTGCTCGGCCATGTAGTCCGCAAACAGCCATCGTGGATCCACAAGATCGCTCGCTACCCTCTGCTACTATCGCTGCTCAAATGCCTAAAG ACGGACACAGACGTAGTGGTGCTGATAACCGGAGTCCTGGTGCTGATCACTCTGCTGCCCATGATCCCTCAAGCTGCAAAACAGCACTTATGGGAGTATTTTGACATCTTCGGACGCCTGGCATCATGGAATCTCAAGAATCCTG GACAAGTTTCGGAGGTTTATCTAATCCACCTGCACGCCAGCGTCTATTCACTCTTCCACCGTCTTTATGGCATGTACCCGTGCAACTTTGTGTCCTACCTGCGCTCCCATTACAGTATGAAGGAGAACATGGAAACGTTCGACGAAGTTGTGAAG CCAATGCTTGAACATGTACGTATTCACCCAGAGCTGGTGACTGGAACCAAGGACCACGAGCTTGACCCCACCAG GTGGAAAAAGTACGAAATCCACGATATCGTCATTGAATGTGCCAAAGTGTCTCTCGACCCCAAGGAAGCCTCTTGCGAGGAGGGCTACTCCACCATGCCTGAAAACGTTTATCCACAGGTTCATGTTCGACCACAAGAGTGCACATCCAGCCCGTACACGGACTTCCAAAGCAGCTATG GGAGCTCTTCTTCGACCCCATTCTCCACTCCGCGCCAGCCGCTACCCCCACCCCTGTCCTTGCCTCCCTTTTCGGGGACACTGTCCACCTATCGAAGCCCGCAGACCTCCAGACGGCAG AACTCCTCCTGTGATCTTAATTCATCTTGTGGGGCGAAGGACCCTTTGTGGAGCCCCACCTCATTGTGTGGCATGGCCACGCCCCCGTCTTCGAGGGGCATGTCGCCGAACTTGGAGCTCTCCCATAGTGCCTCACACCTTCCGAGCCGCTTTCACTGTACATCAG GAGGAAAAGGAACACCTGCCTCCAGTACCCctgccacctcctccccacctcccacccTTTCAGATGACTTCCCCATAATCTCCTTACCAACCAGCACAGTCCAGTCCAGCCCCCCAAGAAAG GAGCGGCGTCATGGAGAAAGCAGCAGGGCAGTACTGGTGAGGCAGGAAACGGTGAAAGATACGGATAAAAGTGCCGAAGCTGGCTTTGCCAGAG atgcagaagctgctgagaACGTCTTGATGACTTTGACTGAGCTGTCGATGTTCATGAAGAAACAAGAGCTGGAGCTTCAGCTCAgaacagagaaagagaaggaagaag CTGCCATCAcagaagagctgctgaagatCACCGAGGACAAACGGGAGCTGTCAGCCCTGAGAGGCTTTGACTCCCCTTTCTGCCACACCACTGAGACTCTGACTGGCTGTCAGGCACAAAACAAGGTCCATTCCAACACCCAGCCTGGAGGCCCTTCAAGGGACAACCACCATGCTGCTTCAACGCCTGATAAATCAGAGGCTACTGCTAACACCAGCAGTGTTGGGagtgaaggagggggaggaggcctCGGTGGAGAAAGCAGGAGTTCAGCCCCCGCCCTCGAGCACTCCTGGTCCTTCCATTCAGGCTTCACGCCTATCGATCACCACCTGCACCGTAGCTCGTCCGCTCCAGACGAAGACATGGGCAAGTTCGGGATGTTCTCCCCCAGCCCGTGCAGCAAGCCTCCAGCTCCAGTTCCATACGAGTCATTCTTTTACCTGGCCCTCCCCAGGGCAGCCTTGCTCTTCCTGGGCCAGAAGACGTCGGAGGCGGTGCACAAGGCAACGATGGAGAGGCTGTCGcagtgggaggagggggtggaggatggCGAGGAAGAAGGGGTAGTGTCGGCTTCACCACTGGAGGTGCTGGATCGCCTTGTTCAGCAGGGGAGCGATACCCACGATAAAGTGCTCAAGAG ATTACCTTTACCGAGCAAGTCAGCTGACTGGACACACTTTGGAG GCTCGGCTCCTCTGGATGAGCTCCACACGCTGCGcagccagctgctcctcctgcacaaCCAGCTGCTGTACGAGCGCTACAAGAGGGAGCAGCACGCTGTCCGCAACCGACGCCTCCTCCGGCGCATCATCAACGCCACCGCGCTGGAAGAGCAGAACAATGCCATG AAAGATCAGCTGAGCCTGCAGAGTACTGAAATATTATCACTGAGAGAGAGCCTGCATGTGGAGCAGCAGCGGTACAGGCAGCTGTGGGATGACCGGGAGACGATGGTGACCAGGCTGCACAGCCAGATCAGACAGCTCCAGCAGGGGCGAGATGATTACTACACCAAGAACCAGGAGCTTCAG AGCAAGTTGCAGGAGTGTCAGAAAATGATGGACGAACTGGAGGCAGAGCTTCAAAGAGCCAATAACAAAGTCTGCCACACTGGCCACCTTCTTAATCAGATGACTGTCAAG GTAAGCAACAGCGAGAGCACCCAGCAGCAGATGAGCTTCCTGaacaagcagctgctgctcctcgggGAGGCGCATAAGCTGTCCATGGTGGAGTCACAGCACACAGGCAAAGATAACATAAAG GAGGCCCAGATGCTTAAAGCATCCTTTGCAAAGGAGGTGACGGCGCTCCGGCAGAACCTGCTCGTTCAGGAACAGAAACTGGAAGCGGCGCAGCAGAGAGTGGCCGAGATGGAGACGCAGCTCTCCAAGAAGGAACACCTCATCATCGAGCAGAAGAAGTTTCTCGAGGATGTCAAATGTCAAGCAAA AGCGGAACAGCAGGCCTCAGACAGCAGGTGTCAGGCTCAGAGGAGAATaacgcagctgctgcagacagaactCCTGCAGCTCTACAGCAGAGTGGAAATGGAGGCTCCTGCCGGCACTGCCTCAggttcaccagcagggggcagagcTGTTGCACGCATTCACGCTGACTCCAG TGTCACGCTTCAAGATGGACCAAGTAAAACCTTCACCGCTAATGAGGAGGACAGCAGATCACCACCAGACTCCCCTCAGGGCAATGGCAGCACTTTATCGCCAGGGCAACCAAAGGCGAACAACTCTTCTAAAACAACAACCAATTCCATCAATGGCAGTCAGGATCTGGCCCCACCCTTACTGGTTGAGCCCTCCCTGTCTTGTTCCTACAGTAACCAACTTGCACCCCGACCCCTTTCTGACACCCCACTCACAGTAGGGTCGTATCCCAGTGCCAAGAGCTTCCTGGGCATGAAGGCTCGCGAGCTGTTTCGCAACAAGAGCGAGAGCCAGTGCGATGAGGAGCAGCCTCGGCCTCGGCTAGCCGGCCTGGCGCATGACCTGAAAACTGAACTGTGTGTGGAGCCCCCCTGCCCTGCTTACAGTGCACCCAGCGGACCTGCACCTTGCCCGATCCCAACTCAGATTCCAGCCGCAGCCCCTGCCCCCACGGCTCCTCTCACTGTGCCCACCAAGCAGCGTCCCTTGGAGCCCAAGCAGCGGGCCTCCAGCCAGGAAAGCCCGCGAAGGAAGGCAGGGGCAGGGCCAGGGGGAGGACGAGGCCACGCAGGGCCTGTCcgcccccagcagcagcagcagcagcagcagcagccgcagcagctaaAGATTATGGACTACAATGAAACACATCATGAGCACAGCTAG
- the tsc1b gene encoding TSC complex subunit 1b isoform X1, with protein MAREQPNVGDLLPLLETSDLHQLDEIRGLINEHLSTERGSMLLNGLVDYFLETNSMQAMHILSSVREPHDKHLLDKMNECMTKQSCRLPTLTLLGHVVRKQPSWIHKIARYPLLLSLLKCLKTDTDVVVLITGVLVLITLLPMIPQAAKQHLWEYFDIFGRLASWNLKNPGQVSEVYLIHLHASVYSLFHRLYGMYPCNFVSYLRSHYSMKENMETFDEVVKPMLEHVRIHPELVTGTKDHELDPTRWKKYEIHDIVIECAKVSLDPKEASCEEGYSTMPENVYPQVHVRPQECTSSPYTDFQSSYGSSSSTPFSTPRQPLPPPLSLPPFSGTLSTYRSPQTSRRQNSSCDLNSSCGAKDPLWSPTSLCGMATPPSSRGMSPNLELSHSASHLPSRFHCTSGGKGTPASSTPATSSPPPTLSDDFPIISLPTSTVQSSPPRKERRHGESSRAVLVRQETVKDTDKSAEAGFARDVSSRLSPSDAEAAENVLMTLTELSMFMKKQELELQLRTEKEKEEAAITEELLKITEDKRELSALRGFDSPFCHTTETLTGCQAQNKVHSNTQPGGPSRDNHHAASTPDKSEATANTSSVGSEGGGGGLGGESRSSAPALEHSWSFHSGFTPIDHHLHRSSSAPDEDMGKFGMFSPSPCSKPPAPVPYESFFYLALPRAALLFLGQKTSEAVHKATMERLSQWEEGVEDGEEEGVVSASPLEVLDRLVQQGSDTHDKVLKRLPLPSKSADWTHFGGSAPLDELHTLRSQLLLLHNQLLYERYKREQHAVRNRRLLRRIINATALEEQNNAMKDQLSLQSTEILSLRESLHVEQQRYRQLWDDRETMVTRLHSQIRQLQQGRDDYYTKNQELQSKLQECQKMMDELEAELQRANNKVCHTGHLLNQMTVKVSNSESTQQQMSFLNKQLLLLGEAHKLSMVESQHTGKDNIKEAQMLKASFAKEVTALRQNLLVQEQKLEAAQQRVAEMETQLSKKEHLIIEQKKFLEDVKCQAKAEQQASDSRCQAQRRITQLLQTELLQLYSRVEMEAPAGTASGSPAGGRAVARIHADSSVTLQDGPSKTFTANEEDSRSPPDSPQGNGSTLSPGQPKANNSSKTTTNSINGSQDLAPPLLVEPSLSCSYSNQLAPRPLSDTPLTVGSYPSAKSFLGMKARELFRNKSESQCDEEQPRPRLAGLAHDLKTELCVEPPCPAYSAPSGPAPCPIPTQIPAAAPAPTAPLTVPTKQRPLEPKQRASSQESPRRKAGAGPGGGRGHAGPVRPQQQQQQQQQPQQLKIMDYNETHHEHS; from the exons ATGGCCAGGGAGCAGCCCAACGTGGGGGACCTTCTCCCACTCCTGGAGACCTCCGACCTCCACCAGCTTGATGAGATCAGGGGTCTCATCAATGAGCACCTCAGCACTG AGCGAGGTTCCATGCTACTGAATGGGTTGGTGGACTACTTTTTGGAAACAAATTCTATGCAGGCAATGCATATCCTCTCCTCAGTCAGAGAACCACACGATAAG CACCTTCTGGACAAAATGAACGAGTGTATGACCAAACAGTCCTGTCGGCTGCCCACCCTCACCCTGCTCGGCCATGTAGTCCGCAAACAGCCATCGTGGATCCACAAGATCGCTCGCTACCCTCTGCTACTATCGCTGCTCAAATGCCTAAAG ACGGACACAGACGTAGTGGTGCTGATAACCGGAGTCCTGGTGCTGATCACTCTGCTGCCCATGATCCCTCAAGCTGCAAAACAGCACTTATGGGAGTATTTTGACATCTTCGGACGCCTGGCATCATGGAATCTCAAGAATCCTG GACAAGTTTCGGAGGTTTATCTAATCCACCTGCACGCCAGCGTCTATTCACTCTTCCACCGTCTTTATGGCATGTACCCGTGCAACTTTGTGTCCTACCTGCGCTCCCATTACAGTATGAAGGAGAACATGGAAACGTTCGACGAAGTTGTGAAG CCAATGCTTGAACATGTACGTATTCACCCAGAGCTGGTGACTGGAACCAAGGACCACGAGCTTGACCCCACCAG GTGGAAAAAGTACGAAATCCACGATATCGTCATTGAATGTGCCAAAGTGTCTCTCGACCCCAAGGAAGCCTCTTGCGAGGAGGGCTACTCCACCATGCCTGAAAACGTTTATCCACAGGTTCATGTTCGACCACAAGAGTGCACATCCAGCCCGTACACGGACTTCCAAAGCAGCTATG GGAGCTCTTCTTCGACCCCATTCTCCACTCCGCGCCAGCCGCTACCCCCACCCCTGTCCTTGCCTCCCTTTTCGGGGACACTGTCCACCTATCGAAGCCCGCAGACCTCCAGACGGCAG AACTCCTCCTGTGATCTTAATTCATCTTGTGGGGCGAAGGACCCTTTGTGGAGCCCCACCTCATTGTGTGGCATGGCCACGCCCCCGTCTTCGAGGGGCATGTCGCCGAACTTGGAGCTCTCCCATAGTGCCTCACACCTTCCGAGCCGCTTTCACTGTACATCAG GAGGAAAAGGAACACCTGCCTCCAGTACCCctgccacctcctccccacctcccacccTTTCAGATGACTTCCCCATAATCTCCTTACCAACCAGCACAGTCCAGTCCAGCCCCCCAAGAAAG GAGCGGCGTCATGGAGAAAGCAGCAGGGCAGTACTGGTGAGGCAGGAAACGGTGAAAGATACGGATAAAAGTGCCGAAGCTGGCTTTGCCAGAG ACGTAAGTTCACGTCTCTCTCCTTCAGatgcagaagctgctgagaACGTCTTGATGACTTTGACTGAGCTGTCGATGTTCATGAAGAAACAAGAGCTGGAGCTTCAGCTCAgaacagagaaagagaaggaagaag CTGCCATCAcagaagagctgctgaagatCACCGAGGACAAACGGGAGCTGTCAGCCCTGAGAGGCTTTGACTCCCCTTTCTGCCACACCACTGAGACTCTGACTGGCTGTCAGGCACAAAACAAGGTCCATTCCAACACCCAGCCTGGAGGCCCTTCAAGGGACAACCACCATGCTGCTTCAACGCCTGATAAATCAGAGGCTACTGCTAACACCAGCAGTGTTGGGagtgaaggagggggaggaggcctCGGTGGAGAAAGCAGGAGTTCAGCCCCCGCCCTCGAGCACTCCTGGTCCTTCCATTCAGGCTTCACGCCTATCGATCACCACCTGCACCGTAGCTCGTCCGCTCCAGACGAAGACATGGGCAAGTTCGGGATGTTCTCCCCCAGCCCGTGCAGCAAGCCTCCAGCTCCAGTTCCATACGAGTCATTCTTTTACCTGGCCCTCCCCAGGGCAGCCTTGCTCTTCCTGGGCCAGAAGACGTCGGAGGCGGTGCACAAGGCAACGATGGAGAGGCTGTCGcagtgggaggagggggtggaggatggCGAGGAAGAAGGGGTAGTGTCGGCTTCACCACTGGAGGTGCTGGATCGCCTTGTTCAGCAGGGGAGCGATACCCACGATAAAGTGCTCAAGAG ATTACCTTTACCGAGCAAGTCAGCTGACTGGACACACTTTGGAG GCTCGGCTCCTCTGGATGAGCTCCACACGCTGCGcagccagctgctcctcctgcacaaCCAGCTGCTGTACGAGCGCTACAAGAGGGAGCAGCACGCTGTCCGCAACCGACGCCTCCTCCGGCGCATCATCAACGCCACCGCGCTGGAAGAGCAGAACAATGCCATG AAAGATCAGCTGAGCCTGCAGAGTACTGAAATATTATCACTGAGAGAGAGCCTGCATGTGGAGCAGCAGCGGTACAGGCAGCTGTGGGATGACCGGGAGACGATGGTGACCAGGCTGCACAGCCAGATCAGACAGCTCCAGCAGGGGCGAGATGATTACTACACCAAGAACCAGGAGCTTCAG AGCAAGTTGCAGGAGTGTCAGAAAATGATGGACGAACTGGAGGCAGAGCTTCAAAGAGCCAATAACAAAGTCTGCCACACTGGCCACCTTCTTAATCAGATGACTGTCAAG GTAAGCAACAGCGAGAGCACCCAGCAGCAGATGAGCTTCCTGaacaagcagctgctgctcctcgggGAGGCGCATAAGCTGTCCATGGTGGAGTCACAGCACACAGGCAAAGATAACATAAAG GAGGCCCAGATGCTTAAAGCATCCTTTGCAAAGGAGGTGACGGCGCTCCGGCAGAACCTGCTCGTTCAGGAACAGAAACTGGAAGCGGCGCAGCAGAGAGTGGCCGAGATGGAGACGCAGCTCTCCAAGAAGGAACACCTCATCATCGAGCAGAAGAAGTTTCTCGAGGATGTCAAATGTCAAGCAAA AGCGGAACAGCAGGCCTCAGACAGCAGGTGTCAGGCTCAGAGGAGAATaacgcagctgctgcagacagaactCCTGCAGCTCTACAGCAGAGTGGAAATGGAGGCTCCTGCCGGCACTGCCTCAggttcaccagcagggggcagagcTGTTGCACGCATTCACGCTGACTCCAG TGTCACGCTTCAAGATGGACCAAGTAAAACCTTCACCGCTAATGAGGAGGACAGCAGATCACCACCAGACTCCCCTCAGGGCAATGGCAGCACTTTATCGCCAGGGCAACCAAAGGCGAACAACTCTTCTAAAACAACAACCAATTCCATCAATGGCAGTCAGGATCTGGCCCCACCCTTACTGGTTGAGCCCTCCCTGTCTTGTTCCTACAGTAACCAACTTGCACCCCGACCCCTTTCTGACACCCCACTCACAGTAGGGTCGTATCCCAGTGCCAAGAGCTTCCTGGGCATGAAGGCTCGCGAGCTGTTTCGCAACAAGAGCGAGAGCCAGTGCGATGAGGAGCAGCCTCGGCCTCGGCTAGCCGGCCTGGCGCATGACCTGAAAACTGAACTGTGTGTGGAGCCCCCCTGCCCTGCTTACAGTGCACCCAGCGGACCTGCACCTTGCCCGATCCCAACTCAGATTCCAGCCGCAGCCCCTGCCCCCACGGCTCCTCTCACTGTGCCCACCAAGCAGCGTCCCTTGGAGCCCAAGCAGCGGGCCTCCAGCCAGGAAAGCCCGCGAAGGAAGGCAGGGGCAGGGCCAGGGGGAGGACGAGGCCACGCAGGGCCTGTCcgcccccagcagcagcagcagcagcagcagcagccgcagcagctaaAGATTATGGACTACAATGAAACACATCATGAGCACAGCTAG